The sequence GGCATCATGGTCTCCTGCCGTAGCGGCATGGAATGCCTGAAGGGCGGTGGTGTCATGGATGGCCGTGAAAAAATTGCCACTTGCGTAGTATTCAATGTTTTGGTCCAAGTAAGGGACAAGCCCGATTTCTCCCGCACCGCAGTTATGTCCCATGTAAAGTTGATTGTCCAGTACCAACCCTGCTCCTAAGCCGGTACCGATACAGAGGCCGACGATATGTTGAAAATTTTTGCCCAAGCCAAAGCGGTGTTCACCAAGGACAAAACAATTTACATCATTATTGACCATCACGGGGATGTTAAACTCCTCCTCTAAAATATCCTTCAAATGTACTTTTTCCCAAGCGGGGATATTGGTGACGTTATAGACGATTCCTTGGGCAGTATCCACCACTGAAGGTACCCCGATACCAATGCCTGATACCGCTTCGGAAATAAAAGGGCGGATAAATTCTTTTAACTGGGCCAAAGAGGCCTCCAAGTTGTCCTTTTCGGTCAGAAAAGCTTTTTGTTGTCGAACGATGGTACCATTTTTTTCCAGGCCAATCTGCACTTTGGTACCTCCTAAATCAATTCCAATCTTCATGGTTAAAAAAGATAATGTCCTGACCAATATACTTCAATCTTGCATACATGGACTACTGGTGAAAAGGTTTGTTCTTGGCAATAGCCTGATTTGACTGAAGTTGCGTACCCTATAAGAAATCAGTTTTATATTCATCAATACCTATTCCAATGTCTAAACCCAGTCTATATTCACTTCTGCTATGTGTTGCCTATACTATTTTCATAAGTGCCTGCCAGTCCAAAGGGGCAGATGAGGCTGAACTAACTCCTGTGGCTTATCAGGATACTCCATTTGAGCAGGAAGTCAGCATCAAATATCCTTTTGAAATGGAGGAACAAGCCATAAAGGTAGCATCGGATAGGAATGGTATCATTCAGGTTTTGACAGATAGCGGTGTTTTTCGACCCCATGCAGGTGCTTTTCTCTATCCTGGAAAATTGATGAAAGACCAGACCTATCAAGGCCTTAACGATAAGGTGTTGAAGGATTTGGTGCTTTATCAGGATCAATTTGTCTATCTGGACAGCACAGCGGTTTTGTCCAATGCCTGGGCAGGAAAATTATTTGATATCCATGGTTTAACTGAAGCGAGGATGCTAAGCCCATCGGAGCATTTTACGTTCATCGTGGTGGGAAAAGAAAAGATCCATGCGGTCAAGGAAAATAAAATACTATGGTCGATCAAGATACCTGAAAAACCGCTAACGATAAAGTATAATTCGGCCTTAAAAAGTCATGTTTTACTGACAGTAGGCAGCATCTACAGGTTGGATGGTGAAGGA comes from Echinicola vietnamensis DSM 17526 and encodes:
- a CDS encoding ROK family protein, coding for MKIGIDLGGTKVQIGLEKNGTIVRQQKAFLTEKDNLEASLAQLKEFIRPFISEAVSGIGIGVPSVVDTAQGIVYNVTNIPAWEKVHLKDILEEEFNIPVMVNNDVNCFVLGEHRFGLGKNFQHIVGLCIGTGLGAGLVLDNQLYMGHNCGAGEIGLVPYLDQNIEYYASGNFFTAIHDTTALQAFHAATAGDHDALQQWEEFGLHFGKAMLAAMYTYDPEAIIIGGSISKAYPFFSQALQKTLAEFIYPESFKRLKILISENEHIPMLGAAALTHLNLHP